Proteins encoded by one window of Cyclobacteriaceae bacterium:
- a CDS encoding TonB-dependent receptor → MRINQRFSLIFALLVGISTVAVAQKGTIRGTVFGDATGEALIGVSVQIKDTSIGSVTDFDGKFSISTSPGTYNLQISYISYQTVLIDGVVVKEGQVTLFDNIRLKEEVQTLDAVVVTAEAIRSSESALLTVKKKAPNLMDGISAAKFRQIGDSDASEAVKRVTGVSVEGGKYVFVRGLGDRYTKTTLNSVDIPGLDPDRNSIQIDIFPTNLIDNMMVLKSSVAEMPADFTGGVVNIETKDFPDEKIFNVSASIGYNPSMHFKKDFFMYQGGKTDWLGFDDGTRGLPPMARTSPNSFPAPGTAPADQINTFLKGFNRNLATQTQNSFMDFSLGLSTANQKNFKNGNSLGYIFSTTYKSSTTLYNDVVYGEYQRPAFSNEYELIYATVQTGEQAERNVLLGSLAGLAFKTPRSKYKLAALHLQNGESRAARLFIDDNGSAVGKSGFTGFSDNLEYSQRGVTNILLNGEHYNEDRSFSVDWRVSPTVSKIVEPDIRKTAFTITSSDTVFSPGAAGYPTRIWRNLDEINLVAKVDVKKEYKLFGKPATLKVGASQVLKERDYEILQFNVQFFGSQPEFEGNPDNVWQDEHLYPNGPVYLSTGNADPNSNEFNSTVNNTAFYVSHQFQIVEKLKAVLGVRAEKFVQRHTGRDAIYASGNTQDGISLNDEKVLDALDFFPSTNFIYAINDNQNLRFSYSKTIARPSFKELSYAQILDPVSNRTFNGGLFRYADWDGNLRETRIDNIDLRWELFLKKGELFSVSTFYKKFDAPIELVRIPEAQTTNEFQPRNVGDGTVLGAEIEFRKSLDFVTGRLNNFYLSGNVTLVKSSIDMTATEFNSRKNYQKNGQTVEDTREMSGQAPYMINLGLSYENAEAGIDGGLFYNVNGRTLTVVGGGLFPDVYYDPFHSLNLNMNKTFGKNKKSVFSFSVNNILGDVKENFFTGFRAENQYYTHFDPGTSFSFGFKYGI, encoded by the coding sequence ATGAGAATTAATCAGCGTTTTTCCTTGATTTTCGCACTTTTAGTGGGAATTTCAACAGTCGCGGTAGCGCAAAAAGGAACAATCAGAGGGACAGTTTTTGGCGATGCAACAGGCGAGGCGCTTATTGGCGTGTCGGTGCAAATTAAAGATACATCTATTGGTTCGGTAACAGATTTTGATGGAAAATTCAGCATTTCGACTTCTCCCGGAACGTACAACTTGCAGATTTCCTATATATCATACCAAACTGTTTTGATTGATGGTGTAGTGGTTAAAGAAGGTCAGGTTACACTTTTTGATAACATTCGCTTAAAAGAAGAAGTGCAAACACTGGATGCAGTTGTGGTAACTGCTGAAGCTATCCGTAGTTCTGAATCCGCTTTGCTCACCGTTAAGAAAAAAGCCCCCAACTTAATGGATGGTATTTCTGCCGCAAAGTTTCGTCAGATTGGTGATTCGGATGCATCAGAAGCCGTGAAGCGCGTAACCGGTGTCTCTGTAGAAGGCGGCAAATATGTTTTTGTTCGTGGTCTTGGTGATCGGTATACAAAAACTACGTTAAACTCTGTTGATATTCCCGGGCTTGATCCTGATCGTAACAGCATTCAGATCGACATATTTCCTACCAACCTCATCGATAATATGATGGTGTTAAAGTCATCTGTAGCTGAAATGCCTGCCGACTTTACAGGAGGTGTGGTAAACATTGAGACAAAAGATTTTCCCGATGAGAAGATATTCAATGTTTCTGCCAGCATCGGATATAACCCATCCATGCACTTCAAAAAAGATTTCTTCATGTATCAAGGTGGCAAAACAGACTGGCTAGGTTTTGATGATGGAACACGTGGTTTACCGCCAATGGCCAGAACATCGCCAAATTCTTTCCCAGCGCCTGGAACCGCCCCGGCAGATCAGATCAACACATTTTTAAAAGGATTCAATCGGAATCTGGCCACACAAACCCAAAACAGTTTTATGGATTTCAGTTTAGGGTTGTCAACTGCCAATCAGAAGAACTTTAAGAATGGGAACAGTCTGGGATATATATTTTCCACCACGTATAAAAGTTCAACCACACTATACAATGATGTAGTGTATGGAGAATATCAACGCCCTGCTTTTTCAAATGAATATGAACTTATATATGCTACTGTGCAAACCGGTGAGCAGGCAGAAAGAAACGTACTCTTAGGATCGCTTGCTGGCCTTGCCTTTAAAACACCTCGATCAAAATACAAATTGGCAGCGCTTCATTTGCAAAATGGTGAGTCGCGTGCTGCACGCCTTTTCATTGATGACAACGGCAGCGCAGTTGGAAAATCAGGGTTCACCGGATTCTCAGATAACCTTGAATACAGCCAGCGCGGTGTAACCAACATTTTATTAAATGGAGAGCATTATAATGAGGATCGTTCGTTTAGTGTTGATTGGCGCGTTTCTCCAACAGTTTCTAAAATTGTTGAGCCAGATATCCGTAAGACTGCATTCACCATCACATCATCCGATACTGTATTTAGCCCGGGCGCTGCCGGTTACCCAACCCGCATCTGGAGAAACCTGGATGAAATAAACCTGGTGGCAAAGGTTGATGTTAAAAAGGAATACAAGCTTTTTGGTAAGCCTGCCACACTAAAAGTTGGTGCCAGCCAGGTATTAAAGGAACGTGATTATGAAATTCTTCAGTTCAACGTTCAGTTCTTTGGTAGTCAACCTGAGTTTGAAGGTAATCCGGATAACGTTTGGCAAGATGAGCACTTATACCCGAATGGCCCTGTTTACTTATCAACTGGAAATGCCGATCCTAACTCGAATGAATTTAACTCTACGGTAAATAATACGGCCTTTTACGTATCCCACCAATTTCAAATTGTTGAGAAGCTCAAGGCAGTGCTTGGTGTACGTGCTGAAAAATTTGTACAGCGTCATACCGGACGTGATGCGATTTATGCCAGCGGAAATACACAAGATGGCATTAGCCTGAATGATGAAAAAGTGTTAGATGCCCTTGATTTCTTTCCATCGACAAACTTCATCTACGCCATTAATGACAACCAAAATCTGAGGTTCTCTTATTCGAAGACAATTGCCCGTCCGTCATTTAAAGAACTGTCGTATGCTCAAATTCTTGACCCTGTATCGAACCGTACGTTTAACGGTGGGTTGTTCCGATATGCAGACTGGGACGGAAATTTGAGAGAAACCAGAATTGATAACATTGACCTTCGTTGGGAGTTGTTCCTGAAAAAGGGAGAATTGTTTTCAGTAAGTACATTCTATAAAAAGTTTGATGCTCCTATTGAATTGGTGCGAATACCCGAAGCACAAACAACGAATGAGTTTCAGCCACGGAATGTAGGAGATGGAACAGTGTTGGGTGCTGAGATTGAGTTTAGAAAATCCCTCGATTTTGTTACCGGTCGATTGAATAATTTTTACCTAAGCGGCAATGTTACGTTGGTGAAGTCATCCATTGATATGACAGCTACAGAATTCAATTCACGGAAAAATTATCAAAAGAATGGCCAAACCGTTGAAGATACACGTGAAATGTCCGGTCAGGCTCCCTACATGATCAATCTCGGATTGTCGTATGAAAATGCTGAAGCAGGCATTGATGGTGGTTTGTTTTACAATGTAAATGGCCGCACATTAACGGTTGTGGGTGGCGGACTTTTTCCGGATGTATACTATGACCCTTTTCATAGCCTTAACCTTAACATGAATAAGACTTTTGGTAAGAACAAAAAGTCGGTATTCAGTTTTAGCGTAAACAATATTTTGGGAGATGTGAAGGAGAATTTCTTCACGGGCTTCCGAGCAGAGAATCAATATTATACCCACTTTGATCCAGGTACTTCATTTAGCTTCGGTTTCAAATACGGAATCTAA
- a CDS encoding AAA family ATPase, which yields MEVVVAEKHVQHKEKISQVIAEVGKVVVGQEYMVNRLLIGLFTNGHILLEGVPGLAKTLTVSTLARVLHLDFSRIQFTPDLLPADLVGTMIYNQREAKFEVKKGPIFANIILADEINRSPAKVQSALLEAMQEKQVTIGETTFQLDRPFLVLATQNPVENEGTYPLPEAQIDRFMMKVFVDYPTKDQELEVMRRISNMKFDFTVNALLTKEDIYDIREQVNKVKISESLERYIIELVFATRKPLEYKLNDIAPYIQFGASPRASINLNLAAKAAAYMEGRDYVLPEDIKEVALDVMNHRILLNYEAEADNVKTNEIIKAILNKVPISK from the coding sequence ATGGAAGTTGTAGTTGCCGAAAAACACGTTCAGCATAAAGAAAAAATCAGTCAGGTTATTGCCGAAGTAGGTAAGGTGGTAGTTGGGCAGGAGTATATGGTAAACCGCCTGCTTATCGGCCTGTTTACCAACGGCCATATTTTGTTGGAAGGTGTGCCGGGTCTGGCCAAGACGTTAACCGTAAGTACGCTTGCCCGTGTGCTGCACCTTGATTTTTCGCGCATTCAATTTACTCCAGATTTGTTGCCGGCCGACCTGGTGGGAACGATGATTTATAATCAGCGAGAGGCCAAGTTTGAAGTAAAGAAAGGCCCCATTTTCGCCAACATTATTTTGGCGGATGAGATCAACCGCTCCCCAGCAAAAGTTCAATCGGCTTTGCTGGAAGCGATGCAGGAAAAACAGGTAACGATCGGTGAAACCACGTTTCAATTGGATCGTCCTTTCCTGGTATTGGCTACACAAAACCCGGTTGAAAACGAAGGAACCTATCCGTTACCGGAAGCACAGATCGACCGCTTTATGATGAAGGTGTTTGTCGACTATCCTACCAAAGACCAGGAACTGGAAGTGATGCGCAGAATTTCAAACATGAAGTTTGATTTTACGGTGAATGCATTGCTTACCAAGGAAGACATTTACGACATACGCGAGCAGGTAAACAAAGTAAAAATTTCCGAATCGTTGGAGCGTTATATTATTGAGTTGGTATTTGCCACACGCAAACCACTGGAATACAAACTCAACGACATTGCCCCGTACATTCAGTTTGGGGCATCACCGCGTGCGAGCATTAACCTGAACCTGGCCGCCAAAGCTGCCGCTTACATGGAAGGCCGCGATTATGTACTGCCCGAAGACATCAAAGAAGTGGCGTTGGATGTGATGAATCACCGCATTTTGCTCAACTACGAAGCCGAAGCGGATAACGTCAAGACCAACGAAATCATCAAGGCAATTCTGAACAAAGTCCCCATCAGCAAATAA
- a CDS encoding SemiSWEET family transporter → MSTIEIVGHMGAFLSSITFMPQVYKAWQSKSVGDLSLAMMLIVFSSTIVWLIYGFGLNLWPVIICNGIICVLSLALIYFKFTFKK, encoded by the coding sequence ATGTCTACCATTGAAATTGTCGGGCACATGGGTGCCTTTTTAAGTTCCATCACCTTTATGCCCCAGGTTTACAAAGCGTGGCAATCCAAAAGCGTAGGTGACCTGAGCCTGGCCATGATGCTGATTGTTTTTTCCAGCACCATTGTATGGCTGATTTATGGCTTTGGGCTAAACCTGTGGCCGGTCATTATCTGCAACGGCATTATTTGTGTGCTTAGCCTTGCCCTCATTTATTTCAAATTCACATTTAAAAAGTAG
- a CDS encoding metallophosphoesterase, with product MARTFVIGDIHGAHRALQQCLQRSGFDYEKDHLISLGDVCDGWPETKQAIDELMRIKNLTYIFGNHDFWTLEWMRYGHADDVWWEQGGESTVNSFKGTGFEKYQAFLEGALPYHILDNKLFVHAGINPLRPIHQQSLQVFLWDRNLSRIALDFYYKGMHSKHTEYDEIYLGHTPVPFQTPIQSGEIWLMDTGAGWSGVLSMMDIHTKEVFTSDPVPLLYPGVEGRKRK from the coding sequence ATGGCAAGGACTTTCGTTATCGGTGATATTCACGGTGCCCACCGGGCGCTTCAGCAATGCCTGCAGCGATCAGGGTTTGATTATGAAAAAGATCACCTCATTTCGCTTGGCGATGTGTGCGATGGCTGGCCGGAAACCAAACAAGCGATTGATGAGTTGATGCGCATTAAAAACCTCACCTACATTTTTGGCAACCACGATTTCTGGACGTTGGAGTGGATGCGCTACGGCCATGCCGATGACGTGTGGTGGGAGCAGGGTGGGGAGTCAACCGTAAATTCATTTAAGGGAACGGGCTTTGAAAAATACCAGGCATTTCTGGAAGGAGCTTTGCCGTATCACATTCTCGACAACAAACTATTTGTTCACGCTGGTATCAATCCCTTACGACCAATCCATCAACAGTCGCTGCAGGTTTTCTTATGGGATAGAAACTTATCACGCATTGCGCTCGACTTCTATTACAAAGGCATGCACAGCAAGCACACGGAATACGATGAAATTTATTTGGGTCACACACCTGTGCCGTTTCAAACGCCAATACAATCAGGTGAAATCTGGTTGATGGATACCGGTGCAGGTTGGTCGGGTGTGCTTTCCATGATGGACATACACACGAAAGAAGTATTCACCAGCGATCCGGTTCCGTTGTTGTATCCGGGAGTTGAGGGGAGGAAGAGAAAATAA
- a CDS encoding exonuclease domain-containing protein, producing MYAIVDIETTGGYADNHRITEIAIYHHNGIEVTDHFYTLVNPGRKIPYYITGLTGITTEMVAEAPPFEEVADSIMSLLEGRVFVAHNAHFDYSFLKKEFELAGIAWQSKKLCTVRLSRKIIPGLRSYSLGSLAESLGVGIQNRHRAGGDAEATAKIFSKLLNRDKEGYILRALKRNSGETILPPNLPKDEFDKLPAKPGVYYFLNERGHVIYVGKANNIKKRIAGHFTGDAREWNRSKIRNEIHHITYELTGNELIALILESQEIRRLWPKYNMAQKWRVEEWGIYDYEDRAGYHRFNVNIVKRGSRPLIKFSSKGDAWNFLWEKVREFDLCPKLSGLQVSKGLCFQYQIGDCKGACMGVEKVKKYNKRVYKAIDSFSGLGESVAIIGKGRKAREQSVVLVEQGKYLGFGFIDSEVSIHDMEEAKNFVRKGVETATVQNLINSYLQNPRGFEVVWL from the coding sequence ATGTACGCCATTGTGGATATTGAGACGACCGGAGGCTACGCGGATAATCATCGCATTACAGAAATAGCCATTTACCATCACAACGGCATTGAGGTTACCGATCATTTTTACACGCTGGTAAACCCGGGAAGAAAAATTCCCTACTACATAACCGGACTTACCGGGATTACTACCGAGATGGTAGCCGAAGCTCCACCCTTTGAAGAAGTTGCCGATTCCATAATGAGTTTACTGGAGGGCCGTGTGTTTGTGGCACACAATGCCCATTTCGATTATTCATTTTTAAAGAAGGAGTTTGAACTGGCAGGGATAGCGTGGCAATCGAAAAAGTTGTGTACCGTTCGACTAAGCCGAAAAATTATACCGGGCTTACGTTCGTACAGTTTAGGAAGTCTGGCAGAAAGTTTGGGCGTGGGTATTCAAAACCGACACAGAGCCGGAGGAGATGCTGAGGCAACAGCAAAAATTTTTTCCAAGTTACTTAACCGCGATAAGGAAGGTTATATTCTTCGTGCGTTGAAACGCAATTCAGGTGAAACAATTTTGCCACCCAACTTACCCAAAGATGAATTCGATAAACTGCCAGCCAAACCCGGTGTGTATTATTTTTTAAATGAACGCGGGCATGTGATTTATGTGGGCAAGGCCAACAACATCAAAAAAAGAATTGCCGGGCATTTTACCGGTGATGCGCGCGAATGGAATCGCTCGAAGATCAGAAATGAAATTCACCACATCACCTACGAACTTACCGGTAATGAATTGATTGCGCTTATCCTGGAGTCGCAGGAGATACGCAGGCTTTGGCCCAAGTACAACATGGCGCAAAAATGGAGGGTAGAAGAGTGGGGTATTTACGATTATGAAGACCGTGCGGGCTACCATCGATTTAATGTGAACATAGTAAAGCGAGGCTCCCGGCCACTAATCAAATTCAGCTCGAAAGGTGATGCGTGGAATTTTTTGTGGGAGAAGGTGCGCGAGTTTGATCTGTGTCCGAAGTTAAGCGGACTGCAGGTTTCAAAAGGACTGTGCTTCCAATATCAAATAGGTGACTGCAAAGGCGCTTGTATGGGCGTGGAGAAAGTGAAGAAATACAACAAGCGCGTGTATAAGGCCATTGATTCTTTTTCTGGTTTAGGCGAATCGGTGGCCATCATCGGCAAAGGAAGAAAAGCGCGCGAACAATCTGTAGTGCTGGTTGAGCAGGGAAAGTATCTGGGTTTTGGTTTTATCGATAGTGAAGTTTCTATTCACGATATGGAAGAGGCCAAAAACTTTGTTCGCAAAGGTGTTGAAACCGCCACGGTGCAAAACCTGATTAATTCATACTTACAAAATCCAAGAGGGTTTGAGGTGGTGTGGCTTTGA
- a CDS encoding phage holin family protein has product MNGVVRFLLNGLAVLLTAYLLPGVHVEHYGYALLVALVLAVVNAIIKPILVVLTIPITFVTFGLFLLVINALMILLVDWLVGGFTVDGFWWALLFSLILSLFNSLFNDLTKQKNNR; this is encoded by the coding sequence ATGAATGGAGTTGTTCGTTTTCTGTTAAATGGCTTGGCAGTACTGCTTACCGCCTACCTGCTACCCGGTGTGCATGTTGAACATTATGGCTATGCCTTATTGGTAGCATTGGTGCTGGCCGTGGTTAATGCCATCATTAAACCGATACTGGTGGTGCTTACCATTCCCATCACCTTTGTTACGTTCGGCTTGTTTCTGTTGGTGATTAATGCGCTGATGATTTTACTGGTCGATTGGCTTGTGGGTGGCTTTACCGTAGATGGCTTTTGGTGGGCACTGTTGTTCAGTTTGATCCTGTCGTTGTTTAATAGTTTGTTCAATGACTTGACGAAGCAGAAGAACAACCGGTGA
- a CDS encoding type II toxin-antitoxin system PemK/MazF family toxin has translation MGVKAFHVYLVNLDPTVGLEIKKSRPCVVLSSEKMNSVLGTVIIAPMTTTLRGYPSRVEIRFQNKFCEVCLDQMRAVDESRLSRESLGRLKQDDIEMIKDVISEVFEL, from the coding sequence ATGGGAGTAAAGGCATTTCATGTTTACCTGGTAAACCTTGATCCTACAGTAGGTCTTGAAATCAAGAAGAGCAGACCTTGTGTGGTGCTTTCTTCAGAAAAAATGAATAGTGTTTTGGGCACGGTTATCATTGCTCCAATGACTACAACATTACGCGGTTATCCATCCAGAGTAGAGATACGTTTTCAGAATAAATTTTGTGAAGTGTGTCTGGACCAAATGCGTGCAGTTGATGAAAGCCGTTTAAGCAGAGAAAGCCTGGGAAGATTGAAACAAGATGATATTGAAATGATCAAGGATGTGATTTCTGAGGTTTTTGAGTTATAG
- a CDS encoding GIY-YIG nuclease family protein has product MFFVYALKSVSKNYIYVGLTSDLQSRIERHNRGYERTTKPYAPFRLIHSESFPDRISARRREKFLKSGQGKDYLRKLL; this is encoded by the coding sequence ATGTTTTTTGTATACGCCCTAAAGAGTGTATCGAAGAATTACATTTATGTTGGCCTGACTTCTGATCTACAGTCAAGGATAGAGCGACATAATAGAGGTTATGAGCGAACGACAAAGCCCTACGCTCCATTTAGATTAATCCATTCAGAAAGTTTTCCTGACCGAATCTCAGCAAGGAGACGAGAAAAATTTTTGAAATCTGGTCAGGGTAAAGATTACCTTAGAAAATTATTGTAA
- a CDS encoding acyl-CoA desaturase encodes MSATITPEVRRKPIIKQEIAFALMHLIPIAAIWTGATFFDWMVCIFLYVFRMFWITGGYHRYFAHKSYKTSRWFQFVIAFMAQTSAQKGALWWAAHHRHHHRHSDTPADPHSMKIYGFWYSHIGWIVGPDFKETDYKVIGDYAKYPELVWLNKHYLVPPVFLAVVVTALGGIVNGGSITMMFTSAGFSTLLIGFFLSTVILYHGTFSINSIMHKFGRQRYNTHDESRNSVWLALITLGEGWHNNHHYYETASRQGFFWWEIDITWYILKVLSWTGLIWDLKGVPKHIKYSKDKEHARQLKLEMEGELQKTG; translated from the coding sequence ATGTCAGCAACAATAACACCCGAGGTTCGCAGAAAACCGATCATCAAGCAGGAAATTGCCTTTGCACTCATGCACCTGATTCCCATTGCCGCCATCTGGACGGGAGCCACGTTTTTCGATTGGATGGTGTGCATTTTTCTGTATGTATTTCGCATGTTTTGGATTACCGGAGGGTATCACCGATACTTTGCACACAAATCCTATAAAACTTCGCGCTGGTTTCAGTTTGTAATTGCGTTTATGGCGCAGACATCAGCTCAAAAAGGAGCGTTGTGGTGGGCGGCCCATCACCGTCATCATCACCGCCACAGCGATACACCGGCCGATCCACATTCTATGAAGATTTATGGATTCTGGTATTCGCACATTGGCTGGATTGTTGGGCCCGATTTTAAAGAAACCGATTATAAAGTGATTGGCGATTACGCGAAGTATCCCGAACTGGTTTGGTTGAATAAGCATTACCTCGTTCCACCTGTGTTCCTTGCGGTTGTGGTTACGGCCCTTGGCGGGATTGTGAACGGAGGAAGCATAACGATGATGTTCACCTCAGCCGGATTTTCAACCTTACTGATCGGATTCTTTTTGAGTACGGTAATCCTGTATCATGGAACGTTCTCCATCAACTCCATCATGCACAAGTTTGGGCGGCAGCGTTACAATACTCATGACGAATCGCGCAACAGCGTATGGCTGGCCCTGATTACATTGGGGGAAGGTTGGCATAACAACCACCACTACTACGAAACCGCTTCACGGCAAGGGTTTTTCTGGTGGGAGATCGACATTACCTGGTACATTTTAAAGGTACTTTCCTGGACGGGTTTGATCTGGGATTTAAAGGGCGTACCGAAGCACATCAAATACTCAAAGGACAAAGAACATGCCCGCCAGCTAAAGCTGGAAATGGAGGGCGAATTGCAAAAAACCGGCTAA
- a CDS encoding sigma-70 family RNA polymerase sigma factor, which translates to MSHSQTIALYQPMLYNIAYNLVRCKQDAEDIVQETFLKWLNAEQEKIQNLKAYLIKAVTNNCLNHLNALKRKKEEYLESIHVPEFITKIKESNFAHIDLDTYLTGAMRVLHTKLEPLERAVFLLKEVFDVDYDTLHTTLDKKKDHLRQLLSRAKKKLEEEKAKIHFDLPSATSLMESFKKACQGDTDELIDSLKRDIWFQPDASTGSAYHDSTERD; encoded by the coding sequence ATGAGTCATTCACAAACCATAGCACTTTATCAGCCAATGCTCTACAACATCGCCTACAACCTGGTGCGTTGCAAGCAGGATGCAGAGGATATTGTGCAGGAAACTTTTTTAAAATGGCTGAATGCCGAACAGGAGAAAATTCAAAACCTGAAGGCTTACCTCATTAAAGCCGTTACCAACAATTGCCTGAACCACCTCAATGCGCTGAAACGCAAAAAAGAAGAATACTTGGAGTCGATTCATGTACCGGAATTCATCACCAAAATCAAGGAATCGAATTTCGCACACATCGACCTGGATACGTACCTAACCGGAGCAATGAGGGTATTGCACACAAAACTTGAACCGTTGGAGCGTGCCGTTTTCTTGCTGAAAGAGGTTTTTGACGTGGACTACGATACGTTACATACCACCCTCGACAAAAAGAAAGATCACCTGCGTCAGTTATTAAGCCGGGCAAAAAAGAAACTGGAAGAAGAAAAGGCCAAAATTCATTTTGATCTTCCTTCTGCCACTTCGCTGATGGAAAGCTTCAAAAAAGCCTGCCAGGGCGATACGGACGAGCTTATTGACTCGCTTAAGCGCGACATCTGGTTTCAACCCGATGCTTCGACAGGCTCAGCATATCATGATTCTACCGAGCGTGACTGA
- a CDS encoding acyl-CoA desaturase, whose product MIIIFAFFIAHWYLSLFFQTFFLHRYASHKAFTMSPFMEKVFYVLTWIFQGSNYLSPYGYGVMHRMHHAFADTENDPHSPKYDETIWNMMWKTKTIYSAIANGKMVVDKRFTEGVPQWEAFDKFARSWPSRIFWGAVYTFVYFQFATEWWLWLLLPLQFLMSPIHGAIINWFAHKYGYRNFEVGDTSKNFLPVDFLMMGESYHNNHHKNGSRANFGGIRWHEIDPTYLVIKLLDKVGIIQIAKTRKLQVAEIKKAA is encoded by the coding sequence ATGATCATCATTTTTGCCTTTTTTATAGCGCACTGGTACCTGTCGCTATTCTTTCAAACCTTCTTTTTACACCGTTACGCCTCGCACAAGGCGTTTACGATGAGTCCGTTTATGGAGAAAGTATTCTATGTGCTTACCTGGATTTTTCAAGGATCTAATTATTTGAGCCCCTATGGTTATGGTGTTATGCACCGCATGCACCACGCCTTTGCCGATACGGAAAACGATCCGCATTCACCCAAATACGATGAAACCATCTGGAACATGATGTGGAAAACCAAAACCATTTACTCGGCTATTGCCAATGGTAAAATGGTGGTTGATAAGCGTTTTACAGAAGGTGTGCCGCAGTGGGAAGCCTTTGATAAGTTTGCCAGATCGTGGCCGTCACGCATTTTCTGGGGTGCGGTTTACACCTTTGTTTATTTTCAATTTGCCACCGAATGGTGGTTGTGGCTGTTATTGCCGCTTCAATTTTTGATGAGCCCCATCCATGGCGCCATCATTAACTGGTTTGCACACAAGTACGGCTACCGCAACTTTGAAGTTGGGGATACCTCTAAAAACTTTTTACCGGTTGATTTCCTGATGATGGGCGAAAGCTATCACAATAATCACCACAAAAACGGCTCACGCGCCAACTTTGGGGGCATCCGCTGGCATGAAATTGACCCTACTTACCTGGTTATTAAGTTGCTGGATAAAGTAGGCATTATTCAAATAGCTAAAACCCGTAAGCTGCAGGTAGCGGAAATCAAAAAAGCAGCCTGA
- a CDS encoding cold shock domain-containing protein: MKEGTVKFFNEAKGFGFVRETATNEEFFVHVSGLVDQVRENDEITFEVTQGRKGLNAVNVRLVNN; this comes from the coding sequence ATGAAAGAAGGAACAGTAAAGTTCTTCAACGAAGCCAAAGGATTCGGCTTTGTAAGAGAAACAGCAACCAACGAAGAATTTTTCGTGCACGTATCAGGTCTGGTAGACCAGGTTCGCGAGAATGACGAAATCACGTTCGAGGTTACACAAGGAAGAAAAGGATTGAATGCCGTTAACGTACGGTTGGTCAATAATTAA